The Mercurialis annua linkage group LG8, ddMerAnnu1.2, whole genome shotgun sequence genome window below encodes:
- the LOC126661966 gene encoding uncharacterized protein LOC126661966: protein MELSNSHLDVLFYYLRKKGKYDKSLALKFTTTDSLFDQSFQSFASIFMEGEFDTDLLLGDDMIGEYIKGNHMYANTAWKDCESMFIPVHVKENSHWILLALNLRFRRLTVMNSLRTPSSVNAARVIAIYYATVLPYFLDMLDVFKLNSVCDMSSPFYISQGSTDALDVLFDDCLPLQVYKDCGFFVYSFAEYVAYGKEDDMVNEYCINDHRRRLAFGLYNYGNWKNNFNIESSSNRCEVNRKGKAKAKHVSKHVKAKPKGEMKN, encoded by the exons ATGGAATTGTCCAATtcg CACTTGGATGTGTTATTTTACTACTTGAGGAAAAAAGGCAAGTATgacaaaagtttggctttgaaATTTACGACAACGGACAGTTTATTCGACCAAAGCTTTCAATCATTTGCAAGTATTTTCATGGAAGGTGAATTTGATACAGATTTGTTGCTTGGGGATGATATGATTGGTGAGTACATAAAAGGCAATCATATGTATGCTAATACAGCTTGGAAGGACTGTGAATCCATGTTCATTCCGGTTCATGTGAAAGAAAATAGTCATTGGATCCTTCTTGCGCTGAATTTGAGGTTTAGGAGGCTGACTGTTATGAATTCTCTGCGTACACCGTCAAGTGTAAATGCAGCCAGGGTGATTGCTATTTATTATGCGACTGTGCTTCCTTATTTTCTTGACATGCTTGATGTTTTCAAACTCAATTCTGTTTGTGATATGAGCTCACCATTTTACATAAGCCAAGGGTCTACTGATGCACTTGATGTGCTTTTTGACGACTGTCTGCCGCTTCAAGTGTACAA AGATTGTGGTTTTTTTGTATATTCTTTTGCTGAATACGTTGCTTATGGAAAAGAGGACGATATGGTGAATGAATATTGTATCAATGATCATCGAAGGCGTCTTGCATTCGGTCTGTACAACTATGGCAATTGGAAAAACAACTTTAATATTGAAAGTTCTTCAAATAGATGTGAGGTGAACAGAAAAGGAAAAGCAAAGGCGAAGCATGTTTCTAAACATGTCAAGGCGAAACCAAAAGGCGAAATGAAGAATTAG
- the LOC126661964 gene encoding uncharacterized protein LOC126661964, protein MESLLVMVQHSGQWIEENTYADFQVIGIMIPKDSSYLDLLNQISNELKLKLQEQRIEVKYQVKNQYPPLKITDDSSFKFYMDIKKMQTDFTMYPLCIDVHSDTLLIQATQQSSRSISTGISYSDYTNNYQFTEMEVDTSAIHLPYSGDTFSEIRKYATLLAKDSVETSSMKEKEMVTEEKSAQTVTEPVQEIQLKVGQSFKNKGILQTCMIFHAIRHHYQHKTVKSCQKQLLLRCINDTCDLYLKASSIGKSKLFIIRNLNMKHTCPVDTRFNSQRQASSSYIAESIKQKYLNVKSTYTPTDIKNDLEMIDGVKVSYMKAYRSREKTFEMIRGNPSESYKFLPILLQMLGTTNPGSTIDIQVTEDHYFLYVFTALNSSIKGWQHCRPVMIVDGTFLKAAYGGTLLVATAQDAAGILFPLAFCIVDSENDKSWEYFFSQIRNAFGTRAGMCIVSDRHLSIDNAAKKIYPEADHCLCIFHLLNNIKTNFRRSAKKVKEPFIAAAKAYTEKDFNYHMNELDDIDTRIKSYLHGIRYKRWSRYHSECNRYKTMTSNPAESLNAAIKHARELSIATLLMYLHDLQQEYSYKNRNIAMYTMTKMTKRHDVLAQSYVNSLKLQVKHSTNEVITVLNGSIKYTVDMKDRTCTCKRFEIDEIPCQHAVAIINEMNRDPYQYCSIYYMKETMLATYSETVFPMAKEDEWDVPQQVKDFIVLPPQHKTKSGRPKKERFKHTWEKLKHAKCTRCGDRGHSRKTCKNVPKKH, encoded by the exons GTATCCACCGTTAAAGATTACTGATGATTCGAGCTTCAAATTTTACATGGATATCAAAAAAATGCAAACAGACTTTACCATGTACCCTCTTTGCATAGATGTTCATAGTGATACACTATTGATACAAGCAACCCAACAGAGTTCAAGAAGTATATCTACAGGTATTTCATATTCAGATTATACTAACAATTATCAATTTACAGAGATGGAAGTGGATACATCTGCGATACATCTACCATACAGTGGCGATACCTTTTCAGAAATAAGAAAATATGCTACTCTACTTGCAAAGGACAGTGTTGAAACAAGCAGTATGAAGGAAAAAGAAATGGTAACAGAAGAGAAAAGTGCACAAACAGTGACTGAACCAGTGCAAGAGATACAATTAAAAGTTGGACAATCTTTCAAAAACAAAGGAATTCTTCAAACATGCATGATATTTCACGCAATTAGACATCACTATCAGCACAAGACTGTCAAATCTTGTCAAAAGCAACTTCTACTGAGATGTATCAATGATACATGTGATTTGTATCTTAAAGCTTCTAGCATCGGCAAATCAAAATTGTTCATCATCCGAAACCTGAACATGAAGCACACATGTCCTGTAGATACAAGATTTAACAGCCAGAGACAAGCTTCATCGTCATATATTGCAGAATCCATCAAACAGAAATACCTCAATGTCAAATCGACATACACACCAACTGATATCAAAAATGATTTAGAGATGATCGATGGGGTCAAGGTCAGCTATATGAAGGCTTATAGATCAAGAGAAAAAACATTTGAAATGATACGAGGCAATCCATCAGAATCATATAAATTTCTACCAATTTTGTTACAAATGCTTGGAACGACAAATCCAGGATCAACAATTGATATTCAG GTGACAGAAGACCATTATTTCTTATATGTTTTTACTGCCTTGAATTCTTCAATTAAAGGGTGGCAGCACTGCAGGCCCGTTATGATTGTTGatggaacgtttttaaaagcGGCATATGGTGGAACCCTTCTTGTTGCAACAGCACAAGATGCAGCTGGAATACTTTTTCCTTTAGCTTTTTGCATCGTAGATTCAGAGAATGATAAGTCATGGGAATATTTTTTCAGTCAAATTAGAAATGCATTTGGAACAAGAGCAGGTATGTGCATTGTATCAGATAGACATCTGAGCATTGATAATGCagcaaaaaaaatatatccGGAGGCTGACCATTGCTTGTGTATCTTCCACCTTCTGAATAACATCAAGACAAATTTCAGAAGAAGTGCAAAGAAAGTGAAAGAGCCATTCATTGCAGCAGCAAAAGCATACACGGAGAAggattttaattatcatatgaATGAGCTAGACGACATAGATACACGGATTAAGTCGTATCTTCATGGTATCAGATACAAAAGATGGTCAAGGTACCACTCAGAATGCAACAGATATAAGACAATGACTTCGAACCCAGCCGAGTCATTAAACGCAGCAATAAAGCATGCAAGAGAACTGTCGATAGCAACGCTCCTTATGTATTTACATGACCTCCAACAAGAGTACTCCTACAAGAATAGAAACATTGCCATGTACACTATGACAAAAATGACAAAAAGGCATGATGTGCTAGCACAGAGTTATGTTAATTCACTCAAATTACAG GTAAAACATTCTACAAATGAAGTGATCACAGTGTTGAATGGTAGCATCAAATACACAGTCGACATGAAAGATAGAACATGCACTTGCAAGAGATTTGAAATTGATGAAATACCGTGTCAACATGCAGTAGCAATTATCAATGAAATGAACCGAGATCCTTATCAGTATTGTTCAATCTACTACATGAAAGAAACTATGCTAGCAACGTATAGTGAAACGGTATTTCCAATGGCGAAAGAAGATGAATGGGATGTACCGCAACAAGTAAAAGACTTTATTGTATTACCGCCGCAGCATAAAACAAAAAGCGGAAGGCCAAAAAAGGAAAGGTTTAAACATACTTGGGAAAAACTGAAACATGCAAAGTGTACTCGTTGTGGTGACCGTGGACACAGTCGAAAGACATGTAAAAACGTGCCAAAGAAACACTAA